The following coding sequences are from one Nicotiana tomentosiformis chromosome 3, ASM39032v3, whole genome shotgun sequence window:
- the LOC138907680 gene encoding uncharacterized protein produces MSLGLTNAPATFMHMMNIVFQPYLDSIIIEIFDDILVYSRSREEHEKHLRIVLQPLREKKLYDNSPSRWLELLKDYDITILYHPGKTNVVADALSGKTESMGSFAYILVREGTLAFDVQAFANRFMRLDILEPSMVLTCVVLRSSLFECIKARQYDDPHLLVLRDMVQHDDAKEVTIGDDRVLRLPGWICVLNVDYLREMILEEAHSLWYSSHPSVTRMYCDLRQHYFWRRMKKDIVE; encoded by the exons atgtctcttggactgaccaatgccccagcaacgtttaTGCACATGATGAATAtcgtatttcagccttatcttgattctaTCATCATTGAAAtttttgatgatatattggtgtattcacgtagccgggaggagcatgagaaacacttgaggattgtgcttcagcctttaagggagaagaagctatatgataattctccaagt aggtggttagagctacttaaggactatgatatcaccattctttatcacccggggaagaccaatgtggtggctgacgcTTTGAGTGGCAAGACTGAGAGCATGGGGAGTTTTGCTTATATCCTAGTTAGGGAGGGAACGTTAGCATTCGATGTTCAGGCTTTCGCCAATaggttcatgaggttggatattttggagcctagcatGGTTCTTACTTGTGTTGTATtacggtcttccttgtttgaatgcatcaaggcacgtcagtatgatgatccccacttgcttgtcctaagGGACATGGTGCAGCatgatgatgctaaggaggtgactattggagatgatagggTATTGAGGCTACCTGGTTGGATCTGTGTCCTGAATGTCGATTACTTGAGAGagatgattcttgaggaggcccatagtttgtgGTATTCCAGTCACCCGAGTGTCACAAGGATGTActgtgatttgaggcagcactatttttggcggaggatgaaaaaggatatCGTTGAGTAG